One window of Candidatus Nanosynbacter sp. HMT-352 genomic DNA carries:
- the recG gene encoding ATP-dependent DNA helicase RecG has translation MKLATPLEQIKGVGPKTAQALAAAGLRTISDALDFLPRAYDDYSTAVNIADLQPGKVTVKAHCESVSTRIVRRGLRITTAVLADKSGKVKAVWFNQPYRETQLKSDAEFIFSGQFGMQYNRYQINNPSVELAKEIAKTAAENNSGIQPVYKSIKNLRPKTVQDLMKNIRPIMDFLPETLPENIIRRQKLVSRSEAVKFLHAPKTHEEISRGRERLAFEELFEMILAAQFNKQEQTRLTGWKIPFNKSVVKSFVDQLPFPLTNAQRRAAWQILQDLESDHPMNRLLQGDVGSGKTVVAGLVAAEVAKAGFQTAIMAPTEILAQQHAKTLDELLSPFGVSVALLTGHVKGAARSQLLDNLASGNIDVVVGTHALIQEKVAYHKLGFAVIDEQHRFGVKQRQALLEKSDFMPHLLSMTATPIPRSLALTLYGELDISILDELPSGRQPIQTKIWSPASAPKLYESIENELAKGRQAYVICPLIDDNPDNDKKSVEAEYNKLSKTVFSHRRVELLHGKLPAEEKAEVMQKFADGELDMLVSTTVVEVGVNVPNATVMLIENADNFGLSQLHQLRGRVGRGKHQSFCHLMMSGHDKPSQRLREIEKSQDGFYLAEVDLKLRGPGEIYGKMQHGDLNLKIASLADTALIARAQTEAERFVKEGQDLLQYNHLARAVSRYQRLTVLN, from the coding sequence ATGAAACTAGCAACTCCTCTCGAGCAAATTAAGGGCGTCGGGCCGAAAACTGCTCAGGCTCTAGCGGCGGCTGGTCTTAGGACGATTTCTGACGCTTTGGATTTTTTGCCGCGAGCATATGACGACTATTCGACCGCGGTTAATATCGCAGATCTTCAGCCAGGAAAAGTTACTGTTAAGGCGCACTGCGAGTCGGTTTCGACGCGCATTGTTCGGCGCGGACTTAGAATCACGACTGCGGTTTTGGCGGATAAATCAGGCAAAGTTAAGGCGGTTTGGTTCAATCAGCCGTACCGCGAAACGCAATTAAAATCTGATGCGGAATTTATTTTTTCTGGCCAATTTGGTATGCAATATAATCGCTATCAAATCAATAATCCGTCCGTCGAGCTGGCGAAAGAAATTGCCAAAACTGCTGCGGAAAATAATTCTGGAATTCAGCCAGTTTATAAATCGATCAAAAATCTCCGCCCGAAAACCGTGCAAGATTTGATGAAAAATATTCGTCCAATTATGGATTTTTTGCCTGAAACTTTGCCGGAAAATATTATTCGGCGCCAAAAATTGGTTAGTCGTTCTGAGGCGGTTAAATTTCTTCACGCACCAAAAACTCACGAGGAAATTTCTCGTGGCCGTGAGCGCCTGGCGTTTGAGGAGCTGTTCGAAATGATATTGGCGGCACAATTTAATAAGCAAGAACAGACCAGATTAACAGGTTGGAAGATTCCGTTTAATAAGTCGGTCGTGAAGAGTTTTGTTGATCAATTGCCGTTTCCTTTGACCAACGCTCAGCGCCGAGCTGCGTGGCAAATTCTGCAAGATTTGGAGTCTGATCATCCGATGAATCGGTTATTACAAGGAGATGTTGGCTCGGGAAAAACTGTCGTTGCGGGATTGGTGGCTGCGGAAGTGGCGAAGGCTGGTTTTCAGACGGCGATTATGGCGCCGACGGAGATTTTAGCGCAGCAACATGCGAAAACGCTTGACGAGTTATTGTCGCCATTTGGTGTGTCTGTTGCGCTTCTGACGGGTCACGTGAAAGGCGCGGCGCGCAGTCAATTGTTGGACAATTTGGCTAGCGGTAACATTGATGTTGTGGTCGGCACGCACGCGCTAATTCAGGAAAAGGTTGCGTATCATAAATTGGGATTTGCGGTGATTGACGAACAGCATCGATTTGGCGTGAAGCAAAGACAAGCTTTGTTAGAAAAGTCTGATTTTATGCCGCATCTTTTAAGTATGACAGCCACGCCGATTCCGCGCAGCTTGGCGCTGACATTGTACGGAGAATTGGATATTTCTATTCTGGACGAGTTGCCCTCTGGTCGCCAGCCAATTCAGACTAAGATTTGGTCGCCAGCATCAGCTCCGAAGCTTTACGAATCGATTGAAAATGAGTTAGCCAAAGGTCGCCAAGCTTACGTTATTTGTCCGTTGATTGATGATAATCCAGACAATGATAAAAAATCGGTGGAAGCGGAATATAATAAATTGTCCAAGACTGTTTTTAGTCATCGTCGAGTTGAGCTGTTGCACGGAAAGCTTCCTGCTGAAGAAAAAGCTGAAGTGATGCAGAAGTTTGCGGACGGCGAACTGGATATGTTAGTCAGCACGACTGTGGTTGAAGTTGGCGTGAATGTGCCGAATGCGACGGTGATGTTGATTGAGAATGCGGATAATTTTGGACTGAGTCAATTGCATCAATTGCGCGGACGAGTTGGGCGCGGGAAACATCAGAGTTTTTGCCATTTGATGATGAGCGGTCACGATAAGCCGAGTCAACGACTTCGGGAGATTGAGAAATCTCAGGACGGATTTTATTTGGCGGAGGTTGATTTGAAATTACGTGGACCTGGCGAGATTTACGGCAAAATGCAACACGGGGATTTGAACTTGAAAATTGCCTCGCTGGCGGATACGGCGCTAATTGCTCGCGCTCAAACCGAAGCTGAACGTTTTGTCAAAGAGGGGCAAGATTTGCTACAATATAATCATCTGGCGCGCGCCGTCAGTCGCTATCAGCGATTAACTGTTTTAAATTAA
- a CDS encoding HAD-IIB family hydrolase: MKKIIGFDLDDTLAITKSPISDRMAGILSRLLENYDVCVITGGTFQQIKKQVIDRLNVTPELLQKFHAMPTCGTRYYRFDAADTEWKIQYANDLSDDQKTQITAALEEVAKEMGIWCENPAGEIIEDRHSQITMSALGQQATPEDKYAWAEKYKDVRPIYRDKVAEKLSGLEVRIGGTTSTDITLPGIDKAYGIGRLLELNGWSKEETLFFGDKIEEGGNDFPVKQMGVDSIGVRGWEDTAYALEGINAVS, from the coding sequence ATGAAGAAAATTATCGGTTTTGATTTGGATGATACGCTAGCAATTACAAAATCGCCAATTAGCGATCGTATGGCGGGGATTCTTAGCCGATTGCTTGAGAATTATGATGTTTGTGTGATCACGGGCGGCACGTTTCAACAGATAAAAAAGCAGGTGATTGACAGGCTGAATGTTACTCCGGAGTTGCTTCAGAAATTCCACGCGATGCCGACTTGCGGTACTCGATATTATAGATTTGACGCCGCTGATACCGAATGGAAAATTCAGTATGCGAACGATTTGTCCGACGATCAAAAAACTCAGATAACCGCGGCGTTGGAAGAAGTTGCGAAGGAAATGGGTATTTGGTGTGAAAATCCTGCGGGTGAAATAATTGAAGATCGACATAGCCAGATTACTATGTCGGCTTTGGGTCAGCAAGCTACACCTGAAGATAAATATGCGTGGGCTGAAAAATATAAGGATGTCCGTCCGATATATCGCGACAAGGTGGCGGAGAAGCTGTCCGGGCTTGAAGTGCGAATTGGCGGTACGACCAGTACTGATATCACGCTTCCGGGAATTGATAAGGCTTATGGAATTGGCAGGTTGCTTGAACTGAACGGCTGGTCGAAAGAAGAAACGCTGTTCTTTGGCGATAAAATTGAAGAAGGCGGCAATGATTTTCCAGTGAAGCAAATGGGCGTAGATTCAATCGGTGTGAGAGGCTGGGAAGATACAGCCTACGCTCTGGAAGGCATCAACGCCGTTTCGTAG
- the tyrS gene encoding tyrosine--tRNA ligase: protein MKLSEELQWRGFWNQTTFTDDKLIDSENFTLYLGTDPSADSLHVGHLAVYMMVRHFLERGHKVFLLVGGGTGMIGDMRDTEERNLLPYEEIEHNKQALKSQVSRIFAGRDFTLVDNADWLAELELLPFLRDIGKNFNMADLVSREFFKARINNGKGLSFAEFTYTLLQGYDFWHLFNQYGVNLQIGGSDQWGNLLSGVDLIRKKENAEVYAMTAPLLINKSTGRKFGKSEGGAVWLDENKTSVYKFYQFWLNVDDESAIEYMKIFTMLDRDTIEAIAENHAVNPGARSAQKVLAREVTDIVHGSVRRESVERVNEVLFGGGDFKKLSDDDLGALAEEIPCVDAGIDVIEALVESGAVGSNGEAKRLLKSGAISLNGEKLAENKVVNDTSLLKKGKNTFVLIMEGDE, encoded by the coding sequence ATGAAATTATCAGAAGAATTACAATGGCGTGGATTCTGGAATCAGACCACATTTACTGACGACAAACTTATCGATTCGGAGAATTTCACGCTCTATTTGGGGACGGATCCTTCGGCGGACAGCTTGCACGTGGGGCATTTGGCGGTTTATATGATGGTTCGGCATTTTTTGGAGCGCGGACATAAAGTGTTTTTGCTCGTTGGCGGCGGCACGGGAATGATTGGCGATATGCGCGACACGGAAGAGCGAAATCTGCTTCCGTACGAGGAAATTGAGCATAATAAGCAAGCCTTAAAATCCCAAGTTTCGCGAATCTTTGCTGGACGAGATTTTACTTTGGTTGATAACGCTGACTGGCTGGCTGAGCTGGAATTGCTGCCGTTTCTTCGCGATATCGGTAAGAATTTCAATATGGCAGATTTGGTGAGCCGCGAATTTTTCAAAGCGCGCATTAATAATGGCAAAGGTTTGAGTTTTGCGGAGTTCACTTACACTTTGCTTCAGGGCTATGATTTTTGGCATCTATTTAATCAATATGGCGTGAATCTGCAAATTGGTGGATCGGATCAATGGGGCAATTTATTATCTGGCGTGGATCTGATTCGTAAAAAAGAAAATGCTGAAGTTTACGCAATGACTGCACCGCTTCTTATCAATAAGTCGACTGGTCGTAAATTCGGTAAATCTGAAGGCGGCGCGGTTTGGCTTGATGAAAATAAAACCAGCGTCTATAAATTCTACCAATTCTGGCTGAATGTCGATGACGAGAGCGCGATTGAATATATGAAGATATTTACGATGTTGGACCGCGATACGATTGAAGCTATTGCCGAAAATCACGCTGTTAATCCAGGTGCGCGTTCGGCACAGAAGGTTTTGGCTCGTGAAGTTACTGACATTGTTCACGGTAGTGTACGTCGTGAATCTGTTGAGCGTGTGAATGAGGTTTTGTTCGGTGGCGGCGATTTTAAGAAATTGTCGGACGATGATTTAGGTGCTTTGGCTGAAGAAATTCCTTGCGTTGATGCTGGAATTGATGTGATTGAAGCGTTGGTAGAATCTGGGGCGGTTGGCTCTAACGGCGAAGCAAAGCGATTGTTAAAATCTGGAGCTATTAGCCTAAACGGCGAAAAACTTGCCGAAAATAAAGTTGTCAATGACACGTCGTTATTAAAGAAGGGCAAAAACACGTTCGTATTAATTATGGAAGGGGACGAATAA
- a CDS encoding transglycosylase domain-containing protein produces the protein MKKKTTISTAGHGSSDKKSPSKRMNLYANLAQKHKAKKDKDARERAEYLATLPKHPVKRFFYRLHPKRLAKYWFSKRGGLMALKILGVSILLMLLLIGGMFAYFRKDLDKIRPGELAKRVQTTVTKYYDRNDNLLWEDKGTGNYQLVVESYQISDYLKKATVAIEDRNFYNHHGISISGMLRAMLSTASRRQVQGGSTLTQQLVKQVFFADEAGDRSISGIPRKIKEIILAIEVERMYSKDQILSLYLNESPYGGRRNGAESAAQTYFGKHAKDLTLAEAALIAGIPQNPTYYNPYNTAGNKALIARQHTVLDYMAEQGVITKDEAEKAKKIDILSTLKPQTEHLENIKAPHFLLMVRNQLSKELGESVVGRGGLTIKTTLDWRIQEKLENEMKSFFATGRPDSVRISNGAATVEDVQTGQIVALVGSRDFNYTGFGQDNAAVSYIQPGSTIKSLVFAQLFDKHDSKQAYGSGTVLADENIDKLYGATLRNWDNKFMGAINIRRALALSRNVPAIKAAYIVGDGSAKPVVEGIRRMGDTNYCRQEENAGGYGLGAAIGACGTKQTELVNAYSTLARMGVQKDVSSVIEVKNSQGETLKKWKDEGKQVIDSQSAYIVNDILSDRTPGLHGWMGVNGVRTSAKTGTSDKGSQPKDLWIINYSPALVMGMWLGNSDTSVIGTSASNYGMPVIRKVMEFAHTQVYAKEGKWKSGQWYERPSGIQTVNGELYPSWWNKRQSQSTEKITFDKVSKKKATDCTPDGAKEEIEVTKIIDPLTKKESITVPSGYDANAEDDVHKCDDTKPQIGAISYTNSGKKYTINVDVTAGTWGLSAIEITVDGKSIKSSEVTSSGKQTATVELDTTGAHTVSVTVRDSAYYTATSTGSIQVN, from the coding sequence GTGAAGAAAAAGACTACGATAAGCACCGCCGGACACGGCTCAAGCGATAAGAAATCTCCGTCGAAACGGATGAACTTATATGCCAATTTGGCGCAGAAACATAAGGCTAAAAAAGATAAGGACGCGCGCGAACGAGCGGAATATTTGGCGACTTTACCAAAACATCCCGTAAAGCGGTTCTTTTATCGATTACATCCGAAGCGATTGGCGAAATATTGGTTCTCCAAGCGCGGCGGACTGATGGCGCTGAAAATTCTTGGCGTTAGTATTTTGTTGATGCTGCTACTTATCGGCGGAATGTTCGCTTACTTCCGCAAGGATCTCGATAAAATTCGCCCTGGCGAGCTTGCTAAACGCGTTCAAACGACTGTCACTAAATATTACGACCGTAACGACAATTTGCTTTGGGAAGATAAAGGCACAGGTAATTATCAATTGGTTGTCGAATCTTACCAGATTAGCGACTATTTGAAAAAAGCCACCGTCGCAATTGAGGACCGAAACTTCTATAATCACCACGGCATCAGTATTAGCGGTATGTTGCGCGCGATGCTCTCAACCGCTTCACGACGCCAAGTTCAGGGTGGATCGACTCTGACGCAGCAGCTAGTCAAGCAGGTTTTCTTCGCAGATGAGGCTGGCGACCGATCGATTAGTGGTATTCCTCGAAAGATCAAGGAAATCATCCTTGCAATTGAAGTCGAGCGCATGTATAGCAAGGATCAAATCCTGTCGTTATACCTGAATGAATCTCCGTACGGCGGTCGTCGTAACGGTGCAGAGTCTGCCGCTCAAACATACTTTGGCAAGCACGCTAAAGACCTGACGCTGGCAGAAGCGGCGCTAATTGCTGGTATTCCACAGAATCCAACTTACTATAATCCATACAACACCGCTGGAAATAAGGCTTTGATTGCCCGACAACATACAGTTTTGGATTACATGGCTGAGCAAGGCGTTATTACCAAAGATGAGGCTGAAAAAGCTAAAAAGATTGATATTTTAAGCACGCTTAAGCCACAGACCGAGCACTTGGAGAATATTAAGGCTCCTCACTTCTTACTAATGGTTCGCAATCAGTTGAGCAAAGAGCTTGGCGAATCAGTAGTTGGACGCGGTGGATTGACGATTAAAACCACCCTCGACTGGCGAATTCAGGAGAAACTTGAAAATGAAATGAAATCGTTCTTTGCAACAGGTCGACCAGATTCTGTGCGAATTAGTAACGGCGCCGCAACGGTCGAAGACGTTCAGACTGGACAAATCGTAGCACTTGTTGGTAGTCGCGACTTTAATTACACTGGCTTCGGTCAGGACAACGCCGCAGTTTCCTATATCCAGCCAGGCTCCACGATTAAGTCGCTTGTCTTTGCCCAATTGTTCGACAAACACGACAGTAAGCAAGCATACGGTAGCGGCACCGTCTTAGCTGATGAGAACATTGATAAACTGTACGGCGCAACTCTAAGAAACTGGGACAATAAGTTTATGGGTGCCATCAATATTCGAAGAGCGCTAGCTCTATCTCGAAACGTCCCAGCCATTAAAGCCGCTTACATCGTTGGCGACGGATCCGCTAAACCAGTCGTCGAGGGAATCCGCAGGATGGGCGACACCAACTATTGCCGCCAGGAAGAAAATGCCGGCGGTTACGGACTCGGTGCAGCAATTGGCGCATGTGGAACCAAGCAGACGGAATTAGTAAATGCCTACTCAACATTGGCGCGAATGGGAGTCCAAAAAGACGTCTCAAGCGTGATTGAAGTGAAGAACAGCCAAGGCGAAACTCTGAAAAAATGGAAAGATGAAGGCAAGCAAGTTATCGACTCGCAATCAGCATACATCGTGAATGACATCTTGTCAGACCGAACTCCTGGACTTCACGGCTGGATGGGCGTCAATGGCGTTCGAACCTCTGCAAAGACTGGTACATCCGACAAAGGCTCGCAGCCAAAAGACCTCTGGATTATCAACTACAGCCCAGCTCTGGTCATGGGAATGTGGCTCGGAAACTCCGACACTAGCGTGATTGGTACATCAGCTTCTAACTACGGAATGCCGGTGATTAGAAAGGTTATGGAGTTCGCCCACACCCAAGTTTACGCCAAGGAGGGCAAATGGAAGTCAGGTCAATGGTATGAGCGACCAAGCGGAATCCAGACTGTCAACGGTGAGCTCTACCCGTCATGGTGGAATAAGAGACAAAGTCAATCTACAGAGAAAATCACCTTCGATAAAGTCTCTAAGAAAAAGGCAACAGACTGTACTCCGGATGGCGCAAAGGAAGAGATTGAAGTGACAAAGATTATCGATCCTTTGACTAAGAAAGAATCAATTACCGTTCCTTCAGGGTACGACGCGAACGCAGAAGATGACGTTCACAAGTGCGACGACACTAAACCGCAAATTGGAGCAATATCATACACCAACAGTGGTAAGAAATATACGATAAATGTCGACGTTACAGCAGGAACTTGGGGCTTATCGGCAATCGAAATTACCGTGGATGGAAAGAGTATTAAGAGCTCAGAAGTTACTTCAAGCGGCAAGCAGACCGCCACAGTAGAGCTTGATACGACAGGAGCGCACACAGTTTCTGTAACCGTAAGAGACTCGGCATATTACACCGCCACTTCAACTGGCAGCATCCAAGTTAACTAA
- a CDS encoding PIN/TRAM domain-containing protein, protein MKDFYGLIIIIMLLGLAAEVYFLAKPRRNSSVGAAPILVDTSVLMDGRVTELAKTGFLLGKIIVPRSVLTELQLLADGADHDKRERARFGMDVVKELKDILKSSFELYDDNIRVPEGVDSRLLKLAKEMDAAVLTLDYNLNKVAQVDGVKVLNINELAKSLRMSYLPGDELDLELSQKGQDSHQAVGYLKDGTMVVVENAKRYIGQTKKIEIIRSLQTDAGKMMFAKLVVEQKKPVKQKTSVPKKRTNGRSKTSAQHEAELINLVNKQ, encoded by the coding sequence ATGAAAGATTTTTACGGATTGATAATAATTATAATGTTGCTTGGCTTGGCTGCTGAGGTTTATTTCTTGGCAAAACCGCGACGAAATTCGTCAGTGGGCGCGGCACCGATTTTGGTCGACACATCAGTACTCATGGACGGGCGAGTGACTGAGCTAGCGAAGACTGGATTTTTGCTAGGTAAAATTATTGTGCCGAGGAGTGTTTTGACAGAATTGCAATTGTTAGCCGACGGCGCAGATCACGACAAGCGTGAAAGAGCGCGATTCGGTATGGATGTCGTGAAGGAGCTTAAGGATATTTTGAAGTCTTCATTCGAGCTTTACGATGACAATATTCGCGTGCCGGAGGGCGTGGATTCTCGCTTGTTGAAATTGGCGAAGGAAATGGACGCGGCAGTGCTGACGCTTGATTACAATTTGAATAAGGTTGCGCAAGTTGACGGCGTTAAGGTTTTGAATATCAATGAGCTGGCGAAAAGTTTGAGGATGAGCTATTTGCCTGGTGATGAGCTGGATTTGGAGTTGTCGCAGAAGGGACAAGATTCTCATCAGGCAGTTGGCTATTTGAAAGATGGAACGATGGTGGTTGTTGAAAACGCCAAGCGCTACATTGGACAAACGAAGAAGATTGAGATTATCCGAAGCTTGCAGACCGACGCTGGAAAAATGATGTTTGCGAAGCTTGTGGTTGAACAGAAAAAACCTGTAAAGCAGAAGACTAGCGTTCCTAAAAAGCGCACAAATGGTCGCTCAAAAACATCAGCTCAACACGAGGCTGAGCTGATTAATTTGGTGAATAAACAATAG
- the radA gene encoding DNA repair protein RadA, protein MAKARSQFVCQQCGASFSKWAGRCENCGEWNSLVEQVVSSGGSSVVDKSAGRGKALKTSSIREAASESGLERLSTGIDDLDAVLGGGFLVGGVVLVAGQPGIGKSTLLAQVAAHIAKSKSVLYVSGEESVSQVKLRAERLGAADSEKMQLASSNSAEDIAASIQQGGYDLAIVDSVQTISLSEISSAPGSVSQITNSSNVIIRAAKASGTAVILVGHVTKEGSIAGPKILEHLVDVVLNFEGDRYGGFRVVRAQKNRYGSTNEAAIFEMDEQGLRIVKNPSAELLAERQNLDGSIVLATMEGARPLLVEIQALVNPTNFGYPKRTASGFDLNRLNLLVAVLEKRTKLKLADKDIYVNVVGGLKLNDPAADLAVAMAIASASAGRSLDEGAVVFGEIGLGGEVRSATNWQARIKEAKKLGFTYAIAPKVHKDKFIKGVSDMRQALIDYLQ, encoded by the coding sequence ATGGCGAAAGCTCGAAGTCAATTTGTTTGTCAGCAGTGCGGGGCTAGTTTTTCAAAGTGGGCTGGCAGATGTGAAAATTGCGGGGAATGGAATTCGCTAGTCGAGCAGGTCGTTTCTTCTGGCGGGTCGTCCGTTGTTGATAAATCTGCTGGGCGCGGCAAAGCCTTGAAAACGTCTAGCATTCGTGAAGCTGCTTCTGAGTCTGGGCTAGAAAGATTAAGTACTGGAATTGATGATTTGGACGCTGTTTTGGGCGGCGGTTTTCTGGTTGGCGGCGTGGTGTTGGTGGCGGGTCAGCCAGGAATTGGAAAGAGTACGCTGCTGGCGCAAGTTGCGGCACATATTGCCAAATCAAAATCGGTGCTATATGTAAGCGGCGAGGAGTCGGTTTCTCAAGTGAAGCTTCGTGCGGAGCGTTTGGGTGCGGCTGATTCGGAAAAAATGCAATTGGCGTCCAGTAATAGTGCGGAAGATATTGCGGCGTCAATTCAGCAGGGTGGATATGATCTGGCGATTGTCGATTCGGTTCAGACGATCTCACTTAGCGAAATTTCCTCGGCTCCGGGGTCGGTTAGTCAAATCACAAACTCGTCAAATGTAATTATTCGTGCCGCCAAAGCTTCGGGTACGGCGGTGATTTTGGTTGGTCACGTTACCAAAGAGGGCTCAATTGCTGGTCCGAAAATATTGGAACATTTGGTGGACGTTGTACTGAATTTTGAGGGTGATCGATATGGTGGTTTTCGAGTTGTTCGTGCGCAGAAAAATAGATACGGCTCGACCAATGAAGCGGCTATTTTTGAGATGGACGAGCAGGGTCTAAGAATCGTGAAGAATCCGTCGGCGGAACTTCTGGCAGAGCGTCAGAATCTGGATGGGTCAATTGTGCTGGCGACCATGGAAGGCGCACGTCCGCTTTTGGTGGAAATTCAGGCGCTAGTTAATCCGACGAATTTTGGCTATCCTAAGCGCACGGCGAGTGGTTTTGATCTGAATCGATTGAATTTGTTGGTGGCGGTTTTGGAGAAGCGAACGAAGTTAAAATTGGCGGACAAAGATATTTATGTCAATGTGGTTGGCGGATTAAAGCTGAATGATCCAGCTGCTGATTTGGCTGTGGCGATGGCGATTGCTAGTGCTAGTGCTGGGCGAAGTCTGGACGAAGGCGCTGTAGTGTTTGGCGAGATTGGTTTGGGCGGCGAGGTTCGCTCGGCGACGAATTGGCAAGCTCGAATTAAAGAGGCGAAGAAGCTGGGCTTCACTTATGCGATTGCGCCGAAAGTTCATAAAGATAAATTTATAAAAGGCGTCAGCGATATGCGACAGGCGCTGATTGACTATTTACAATAG